In Gemmatimonadota bacterium, the DNA window GTGGATTCCGAAGTCATGCTGGGCCAGCTCACCCGGGCTGGATACAACGTGGTGGCCGACCACGGCGACGCGGACGTCATCATCGTGAACACCTGCGCGTTCATCGGTCCCGCCAAAGAGGAGTCCATCGAGACCATCCTGGACCTGGCACGGTTCAAGGAAGACGGCCGGTGCGATTCGCTCGTGGTCACGGGATGCATGGCGCAGCGGTATGCCCACGGCCTGGTCGACGAAATGCCGGAGGTGGACGCCGTGATCGGCGTGCATCAATACCCACGCATCGTCCAGTTGCTGGACCGACTACGGGGCCGGCGCGAGACCCTGCGGGAGATACGCAGGCAGCCCCTGCCCACCGACTATTCCTATCCGAGAGTCATTACCACGCCGCCTCATTCCGTCTACCTCAAGATCGCCGAGGGGTGCGACCGCCGGTGCACGTTCTGCATTATCCCGGCCATCCGGGGCGGCCAGCGGAGCCGGACCATCGATTCCCTGGTGGAAGAGGCCCGCACGATGGCCGGTCAGGGCGCCGTTGAGCTGAACCTGATCTCGCAGGACACCACCTGGTATGGAAAGGACCTGGAAGAACCGGCCCGGCTGGAGGACCTGCTCGCCGCGCTGAACGCCGTGGAGGGCGTGCGGTGGATCAGGGCGCTGTACAACCACCCCGTGCGGTTCACCGATTCGCTGATCCATGCCTTCGCCGACCTGGAACGGGTCTGCAACTACATCGACATGCCGCTGCAGCACATATCGGACCCGATGCTCGACCGCATGAACCGCGAGACGACGTCGAAGGAGACGCGCGCGCTGCTGAAACGGATCCGCGACCGGATGCCGGACGCAACGCTGAGGACCA includes these proteins:
- the rimO gene encoding 30S ribosomal protein S12 methylthiotransferase RimO; the protein is MPNISLASLGCSKNLVDSEVMLGQLTRAGYNVVADHGDADVIIVNTCAFIGPAKEESIETILDLARFKEDGRCDSLVVTGCMAQRYAHGLVDEMPEVDAVIGVHQYPRIVQLLDRLRGRRETLREIRRQPLPTDYSYPRVITTPPHSVYLKIAEGCDRRCTFCIIPAIRGGQRSRTIDSLVEEARTMAGQGAVELNLISQDTTWYGKDLEEPARLEDLLAALNAVEGVRWIRALYNHPVRFTDSLIHAFADLERVCNYIDMPLQHISDPMLDRMNRETTSKETRALLKRIRDRMPDATLRTTFIVGFPGETEEDFEQLYDFVEETRFDRMGVFMYSQEEQTPAARYDEQVPEPVKQERHDRLMALQREISLDRNRSFVGKTVDVLIDERTDEGHYTGRTAADAPEVDNEVLVTGEGLAPEDGLAPGDFASVDITDAMEYDLVGVVSTGASLPGEPNSQRGSNPQRGSNPQQGSNPQTFPAQFGTPA